The following are from one region of the Sandaracinus amylolyticus genome:
- a CDS encoding sigma 54-interacting transcriptional regulator: MERGLEVGNRPGVDIAVYDPAVAERHCLLYLRDGDVVVLDLRDEGARASIVLRPNDRFVLSPRHALVRVCDATRPRVSAVRTEPIAMREPESGRLTLVIGHGADARRHAIGERSITIGTGKRCDVSLHDRSVSAEHCRIEPSTDGLVVRDLASRNGTYVNGTRMYIARIGLGTRLRVGRTELRVVARDRGAAREDGLVASSPQMLALLEKVERFAPTPFPVLIRGESGAGKEGIARALHLHGRRPEGPFVTVNAGGLAPSLIESELFGHEKGAFTGAMGQRRGVFEQAHGGTLFLDEIGELPAEMQARLLRVLETGEVRRVGGEHAFHVDVRLVCATHRDLPAKVQEGSFRQDLYYRIVTFSLAVPPLRERPDDVRALAMHFLGIERDRIGPRSLSEAALQRLLAHDWPGNVRELRNVIQSAATTSSGIVDVADVDAAIEEISGPAMRRGEEPASIADAIARYGSQAGAARALRIPRTTLRDRMRAEGARKKKQTG; the protein is encoded by the coding sequence GTGGAGCGCGGTCTCGAAGTCGGGAACAGGCCCGGCGTCGACATCGCGGTCTACGACCCAGCGGTCGCCGAGCGACATTGTCTGCTCTACCTGCGCGACGGTGACGTCGTCGTGCTCGATCTCCGCGACGAAGGTGCGCGCGCGTCGATCGTGCTGCGACCGAACGACCGTTTCGTGCTCTCGCCGCGCCACGCGCTCGTGCGGGTCTGCGACGCGACGCGGCCGCGGGTGAGCGCCGTACGCACCGAGCCGATCGCGATGCGTGAGCCGGAGAGCGGAAGGCTCACGCTGGTGATCGGCCACGGCGCCGACGCGCGACGCCACGCGATCGGCGAGCGATCGATCACGATCGGCACCGGGAAGCGCTGCGACGTGTCTCTGCACGATCGATCGGTGAGCGCGGAGCACTGCCGCATCGAGCCGAGCACCGACGGGCTCGTCGTGCGCGACCTCGCGAGCCGCAACGGCACGTACGTGAACGGGACGCGCATGTACATCGCGCGGATCGGCCTCGGCACGAGGCTGCGGGTCGGGCGCACCGAGCTCCGCGTCGTGGCGCGCGACCGAGGGGCGGCGCGCGAGGATGGATTGGTCGCGTCGTCGCCGCAGATGCTCGCGCTGCTCGAGAAGGTCGAGCGCTTCGCGCCGACGCCGTTCCCGGTGCTGATCCGCGGCGAGAGCGGCGCGGGCAAGGAGGGCATCGCGCGCGCGCTGCACCTGCACGGGCGAAGGCCCGAGGGCCCCTTCGTTACGGTGAACGCGGGCGGGCTCGCGCCGAGCCTGATCGAGAGCGAGCTCTTCGGGCACGAGAAGGGCGCGTTCACCGGCGCGATGGGGCAGCGGCGCGGCGTCTTCGAGCAGGCGCACGGCGGCACGCTCTTCCTCGACGAGATCGGCGAGCTCCCCGCCGAGATGCAGGCGCGTCTGCTGCGCGTGCTCGAGACCGGCGAGGTGCGGCGGGTCGGCGGCGAGCACGCGTTCCACGTCGACGTGCGGCTCGTGTGCGCGACCCATCGTGACCTGCCGGCGAAGGTGCAGGAGGGCTCGTTCCGGCAGGACCTCTACTACCGCATCGTCACGTTCTCGCTCGCCGTCCCGCCGCTGCGCGAGCGCCCCGACGACGTGCGCGCGCTCGCGATGCACTTCCTCGGGATCGAGCGCGATCGCATCGGCCCGCGCAGCCTGAGCGAGGCCGCGCTGCAGCGCCTGCTCGCGCACGACTGGCCGGGCAACGTGCGCGAGCTGCGCAACGTGATCCAGAGCGCGGCGACCACGTCGTCGGGGATCGTCGACGTCGCGGATGTCGACGCGGCGATCGAGGAGATCTCCGGGCCCGCGATGCGTCGCGGCGAGGAGCCCGCATCGATCGCGGACGCGATCGCGCGTTACGGCTCGCAGGCCGGGGCGGCGCGCGCGCTGCGCATCCCGCGGACCACGCTGCGCGATCGCATGCGCGCCGAGGGCGCACGCAAGAAGAAGCAGACGGGTTGA
- a CDS encoding prenyltransferase yields the protein MTTRARWAFALKPASWPKLLVPMALGQAIGIDANGGVSIAGLVIGALFTVLDLVFVVLLNDWGDQEVDRVKRSMFPHSSQKTIPDGILPAPTLLLVGGLAGVGAALVALAGEIALDRPWLTVGAVASLGIFVAYTLPPLRLNYRGGGELLEALGVGVALPWINAYAQSGRALPPALIVLPGFAAFALSCAVASGLADERSDRMGGKRTFTTMLGNTLARRLTNVLALAGGLIWALTAWIGAHGTPTIPLVAAAASALLAWDGVRRASAAAVTDAFDAQRSYKSSLHRLVWESSIVLAVGMAIGPLLGF from the coding sequence ATGACGACACGCGCGCGCTGGGCGTTCGCCCTCAAGCCGGCGAGCTGGCCGAAGCTGCTCGTGCCGATGGCGCTCGGACAGGCCATCGGGATCGATGCGAACGGCGGGGTCTCGATCGCGGGCCTCGTGATCGGTGCGCTCTTCACGGTGCTCGATCTCGTGTTCGTCGTGCTGCTGAACGACTGGGGCGATCAGGAGGTCGATCGCGTGAAGCGATCGATGTTCCCGCACTCGTCGCAGAAGACGATCCCCGACGGGATCCTGCCCGCACCGACGTTGCTCCTCGTCGGCGGGCTCGCGGGCGTCGGTGCCGCGCTCGTCGCGCTCGCGGGGGAGATCGCGCTCGATCGACCGTGGCTCACCGTCGGGGCGGTCGCGTCGCTCGGGATCTTCGTCGCGTACACGCTGCCTCCGCTGCGCCTCAACTACCGCGGGGGCGGTGAGCTGCTCGAGGCGCTGGGCGTCGGCGTCGCACTGCCGTGGATCAACGCGTACGCGCAGAGCGGTCGCGCGCTGCCGCCCGCGCTGATCGTGCTCCCGGGCTTCGCCGCGTTCGCGCTCTCGTGTGCGGTCGCGAGCGGTCTCGCCGACGAGCGCAGCGATCGCATGGGCGGCAAGCGCACGTTCACGACGATGCTCGGCAACACACTCGCGCGGCGCCTCACGAACGTCCTCGCGCTCGCGGGCGGTCTGATCTGGGCGCTGACGGCCTGGATCGGCGCGCACGGCACGCCGACGATCCCGCTGGTCGCCGCGGCGGCGAGCGCCCTGCTCGCGTGGGACGGAGTGCGGCGCGCGAGCGCGGCCGCCGTGACCGACGCGTTCGATGCGCAGCGGAGCTACAAGTCGTCGCTGCACCGGCTGGTCTGGGAATCGAGCATCGTGCTCGCGGTCGGCATGGCGATCGGACCTCTGCTCGGCTTCTGA
- a CDS encoding ferrochelatase translates to MTTIQTHAHDEIEALLAERDEALGARWRSLCPGRELARPLRDLIPDRALPIDVRLAAARGIAAVAEAVHRNFPDNLFCDLELVLARLERGGATHGTSWIDATVSTIVDLHDLFGHATTIQFRYVHDFLYGFDWARWVRRDPETRRVIGPFDPGFLAYARRRGGELVELIAHDDEKYHRIPRGHDRNPFAFHRDPESEAKLLSDLATRGWIPVEAWKRDAAPRWDRDYALERERRARDLGLVLDR, encoded by the coding sequence ATGACGACCATCCAGACCCACGCGCACGACGAGATCGAGGCGCTGCTCGCGGAGCGCGACGAGGCCTTGGGAGCACGCTGGCGCTCGCTCTGCCCGGGGCGCGAGCTCGCACGCCCGCTGCGCGACCTGATCCCCGATCGCGCGCTGCCGATCGACGTACGGCTCGCGGCCGCGCGCGGGATCGCGGCGGTCGCCGAGGCGGTGCACCGCAACTTCCCCGACAACCTGTTCTGCGATCTCGAGCTCGTCCTCGCGCGGCTCGAGCGCGGCGGCGCGACGCACGGCACGTCGTGGATCGACGCGACCGTCTCGACGATCGTCGACCTTCACGATCTCTTCGGGCACGCGACGACGATCCAGTTCCGCTACGTGCACGACTTCCTCTACGGGTTCGACTGGGCGCGCTGGGTGCGTCGCGATCCCGAGACGCGACGCGTGATCGGACCCTTCGATCCCGGCTTCCTCGCATACGCGCGACGTCGTGGTGGCGAGCTCGTCGAGCTCATCGCGCACGACGACGAGAAGTACCACCGCATCCCGCGCGGCCATGATCGCAACCCGTTCGCGTTCCATCGCGATCCCGAGTCCGAGGCCAAGCTGCTCTCGGATCTCGCGACGCGCGGATGGATCCCGGTCGAGGCATGGAAGCGCGACGCGGCACCGCGCTGGGATCGCGACTACGCGCTCGAGCGCGAGCGGCGCGCGCGCGACCTCGGGCTCGTGCTCGACCGCTGA
- a CDS encoding bifunctional helix-turn-helix transcriptional regulator/GNAT family N-acetyltransferase — protein sequence MADILADLGYVALGSRLKRLAERLQTDAAAIMARAGLPTQPSHFPLLTALDRHQALTVTEVADILGTSQPAVTRTFTSLVELGLVTTDVDPADKRVKRMRLTAAGASVVARMKTLVWPSVDLAVREMAAGPPTDLLGQIARIEDALARESLVSRTRAPLALVEWDDALAERFYTINAEWIRQMFALEATDEDVLRHPRERIIDRGGTILFVEAEGLGIVGTCALMPIAPGVVELTKMGVLESARGRKAGEFLLAAALDRARIMAPRSLFLLTSRKCEAAIHLYEKVGFVHDADVMAKHGRKYARCDVAMSFPLAAKGKARR from the coding sequence GTGGCGGACATCCTCGCGGACCTGGGCTACGTCGCGCTCGGCAGTCGGTTGAAGCGATTGGCGGAGCGCCTCCAGACCGATGCGGCGGCGATCATGGCTCGCGCGGGGCTGCCGACGCAGCCGAGCCATTTTCCGCTCCTCACCGCGCTCGATCGCCATCAGGCGCTCACCGTGACCGAGGTCGCCGACATCCTCGGCACGAGCCAACCCGCGGTCACTCGGACCTTCACGAGCCTCGTCGAGCTGGGGCTCGTGACGACCGACGTCGATCCCGCGGACAAGAGGGTGAAGCGCATGCGGCTGACCGCTGCGGGCGCCAGCGTCGTCGCACGCATGAAGACGCTGGTGTGGCCCTCCGTCGATCTCGCGGTGCGCGAGATGGCCGCCGGGCCCCCGACGGACCTGCTCGGGCAGATCGCGCGCATCGAGGACGCGTTGGCTCGAGAGAGCCTCGTCTCGCGCACGCGCGCGCCGCTCGCGCTGGTCGAGTGGGACGACGCTCTCGCCGAGCGCTTCTACACGATCAACGCGGAGTGGATCCGCCAGATGTTCGCGCTCGAAGCGACCGACGAGGACGTCCTTCGCCATCCTCGCGAGCGCATCATCGATCGCGGCGGGACGATTCTCTTCGTCGAGGCCGAGGGGCTCGGCATCGTCGGCACCTGCGCGCTGATGCCGATCGCGCCCGGCGTGGTCGAGCTCACCAAGATGGGCGTGCTCGAGTCTGCGCGCGGCAGGAAGGCCGGTGAGTTCCTGCTCGCTGCAGCGCTGGACCGCGCGCGCATCATGGCCCCGCGGTCGCTCTTCCTCCTCACGAGCCGGAAGTGCGAGGCGGCCATCCACCTCTACGAGAAGGTCGGCTTCGTGCACGACGCCGACGTCATGGCGAAGCACGGGCGCAAGTACGCACGCTGCGACGTGGCGATGTCGTTCCCCTTGGCGGCGAAGGGGAAGGCTCGACGCTGA
- a CDS encoding prenyltransferase yields the protein MLRALLQATRPLAHANVAPPILYGQALAYAMTGAFSWRALVLAQIFGLVDHLFIVFANDFADREADARNDAYNAFSGGSRVLPEGRLAPRVILGLAIASSIALVAGTIPFALERPLLPVLACAAIALMIMYSYPPLALSYRGGGEWLQAIGVGLVLPLVGFHAQEPSIRAIPWLALVPSIVLGLAGNVLTALPDEPADRAASKHTWAVRRGVPRAARDLVALVALAILLGAIVLPFPTHLARVLATAIPLGVLGASLPLLPREGMRRRELLVFMIAVGGASTGALVAWTIALASG from the coding sequence GTGCTGCGCGCTCTTCTCCAGGCGACTCGTCCGCTCGCGCACGCCAACGTCGCGCCGCCGATCCTCTACGGACAGGCGCTCGCGTACGCGATGACCGGTGCGTTCTCGTGGCGCGCGCTGGTGCTCGCGCAGATCTTCGGGCTCGTCGATCACCTGTTCATCGTGTTCGCGAACGACTTCGCCGACCGCGAGGCCGACGCGCGCAACGACGCCTACAACGCGTTCTCCGGAGGCTCGCGCGTGCTGCCCGAGGGGCGCCTCGCGCCGCGCGTGATCCTCGGCCTCGCGATCGCGAGCTCGATCGCGCTCGTCGCAGGGACGATCCCGTTCGCGCTCGAGCGCCCGCTCCTGCCGGTGCTCGCGTGCGCCGCGATCGCGCTGATGATCATGTACAGCTACCCGCCGCTCGCGCTCTCGTATCGCGGCGGCGGCGAGTGGCTCCAGGCGATCGGCGTCGGGCTCGTGCTGCCGCTCGTCGGGTTCCACGCACAGGAGCCCTCGATCCGCGCGATCCCGTGGCTCGCGCTCGTGCCCTCGATCGTGCTCGGCCTCGCGGGGAACGTGCTCACCGCGCTGCCCGACGAGCCGGCGGATCGCGCGGCGTCGAAGCACACCTGGGCGGTGCGTCGCGGCGTGCCGCGCGCGGCGCGCGACCTCGTCGCGCTGGTCGCGCTCGCGATCCTGCTCGGCGCGATCGTGCTGCCCTTCCCCACGCACCTCGCGCGTGTGCTCGCGACCGCGATCCCGCTCGGCGTGCTCGGCGCGTCGCTGCCGCTCCTGCCGCGCGAGGGCATGCGGCGACGCGAGCTCCTCGTGTTCATGATCGCCGTCGGGGGCGCGAGCACCGGCGCGCTCGTCGCGTGGACGATCGCGCTCGCCTCGGGATGA
- the gmk gene encoding guanylate kinase, with protein MDDLVLLILCSPSGAGKTTLTRHLLDNLKDFTFSVSHTTRRPRAGEQDGREYHFVDRVRFQTLIAEGEFAEWAEVHGNLYGTSVREIERARAEGKRGIVFDVDYQGARQIKAKLRDAVGVFVLPPSMDELRRRLEGRGTEDAAAVERRFANAWHEIEHYGFFDYLVVNDDLARAKAAVLGIALAERHRRWRLAPTAELLLKAR; from the coding sequence ATGGACGACCTGGTCCTGCTGATCCTCTGCTCCCCGTCAGGCGCCGGGAAGACCACGCTGACGCGCCACCTGCTCGACAACCTGAAGGACTTCACGTTCTCGGTCTCACACACGACGCGCAGGCCGCGTGCGGGTGAGCAGGACGGGCGCGAGTATCACTTCGTCGATCGCGTGCGCTTCCAGACGTTGATCGCGGAAGGCGAGTTCGCGGAGTGGGCCGAGGTCCACGGCAACCTCTACGGGACCAGCGTGCGCGAGATCGAGCGCGCGCGCGCCGAGGGCAAGCGCGGGATCGTGTTCGACGTCGACTACCAGGGTGCGCGGCAGATCAAGGCGAAGCTGCGCGACGCGGTCGGCGTGTTCGTGCTCCCGCCCTCGATGGACGAGCTGCGGCGCCGGCTCGAGGGCCGCGGCACCGAGGACGCCGCGGCGGTGGAGCGTCGCTTCGCGAACGCGTGGCACGAGATCGAGCACTACGGGTTCTTCGACTACCTCGTGGTGAACGACGATCTCGCGCGCGCGAAGGCGGCGGTGCTCGGCATCGCGCTCGCGGAGCGTCATCGCCGCTGGCGTCTCGCGCCGACGGCCGAGCTGCTGCTCAAGGCGCGCTGA
- a CDS encoding glycosyltransferase family 2 protein — translation MNEEVPLSIIVFAFDEEENIGPVLGELRAWLEQHEPGAEIVFVDDGSRDRTADAARRALVGMPHAVLRHDTNHGIGAALKTGVAAARGEFVTFLPADGQIAPDAVETLREAQARSDADVVLSVYDHRDDGLDRKVFSFGVRALIAAVHGVWLKSDGPYLFRRRLFDPEQLRPDTFFLNFEFPIRALSAGLRIDTVVIACRPRRAGHSKSTQWHRIVGVARDLVDLRVRRFRGL, via the coding sequence ATGAACGAAGAAGTCCCGCTCAGCATCATCGTCTTCGCGTTCGACGAAGAGGAGAACATCGGGCCCGTGCTCGGCGAGCTGCGCGCGTGGCTCGAGCAGCACGAGCCGGGCGCGGAGATCGTGTTCGTCGACGACGGCTCGCGCGATCGGACCGCGGACGCAGCGCGCCGGGCGTTGGTCGGGATGCCGCACGCGGTCCTCCGTCACGACACGAACCACGGCATCGGCGCCGCGCTGAAGACCGGCGTCGCCGCGGCGCGCGGCGAATTCGTCACGTTCCTTCCCGCCGACGGCCAGATCGCGCCCGACGCGGTCGAAACGCTGCGCGAGGCGCAGGCGCGCAGCGACGCGGACGTCGTGCTCTCGGTCTACGACCACCGCGACGACGGGCTCGATCGCAAGGTGTTCTCGTTCGGGGTGCGCGCGCTGATCGCCGCCGTGCACGGCGTGTGGCTCAAGAGCGACGGCCCCTATCTGTTCCGGCGTCGGCTCTTCGACCCCGAGCAGCTGCGCCCCGACACGTTCTTCCTGAACTTCGAGTTCCCGATCCGCGCGCTCTCCGCGGGCCTGCGCATCGACACCGTCGTCATCGCGTGCCGTCCGCGCCGCGCAGGGCACAGCAAGAGCACGCAGTGGCACCGCATCGTCGGCGTCGCGCGGGACCTCGTCGATCTGCGCGTGCGCCGCTTCCGCGGGCTCTAG
- a CDS encoding acyltransferase, with translation MPPRSHGTGRFRIEDLASCGEGCVLEEGCLIFHPERVHLGRDVYVGHLAMLKGYYKNELRIGDGTWIGQGVFLHAAGGLTIGANVGIGPGVHVITSSHREAGRAIPILHAPIDFAPVVIEDDVDVGVGAIVLPGVRIGRGVQVGAGAVVTRDVAPYSVVAGNPARVLRERPE, from the coding sequence ATGCCCCCTCGCAGCCACGGCACCGGTCGCTTCCGCATCGAGGATCTCGCCTCGTGCGGCGAGGGCTGCGTGCTCGAAGAGGGCTGCCTGATCTTCCATCCCGAGCGCGTGCACCTCGGTCGCGACGTCTACGTCGGGCACCTCGCGATGCTGAAGGGCTACTACAAGAACGAGCTGCGCATCGGCGACGGCACGTGGATCGGACAGGGCGTGTTCCTCCACGCCGCGGGCGGGCTCACCATCGGCGCGAACGTCGGCATCGGGCCGGGCGTGCATGTGATCACGTCGTCGCATCGCGAGGCCGGTCGCGCGATCCCGATCCTCCACGCGCCGATCGACTTCGCGCCGGTCGTCATCGAGGACGACGTCGACGTCGGCGTCGGCGCGATCGTCCTGCCCGGCGTGCGCATCGGCCGCGGTGTGCAGGTCGGCGCGGGCGCGGTGGTCACGCGCGACGTCGCGCCCTACTCCGTCGTCGCGGGCAACCCCGCGCGCGTTCTCCGAGAGCGCCCCGAATGA
- a CDS encoding lysylphosphatidylglycerol synthase transmembrane domain-containing protein: MSETPPPKSTVRQWTWRIVRVVVTVLAFAWVLSRVSLDALGAAFLRVSWLTFVLAIAVTMINMGVGTLRWRALLSAYGAPKLPPFKLLYRLYLIGFFYNVWLPGGVGGDVVRGIASRAAFGPAGATSGVAVVFVERVLGLVGLLLIVGTSSILHPIQGVDGVLMWSAIGIAAGAGAVIAIALGRQFAGRAPGPIARILAGLPEISRPAPFVFALGLSLITQSLVALTGHVFVAALHPELPLVTSFAIVPLAMSTSYLPITAGGAGAREAAFQELYSHVGVSFEDATAASLMLASLYYLIGALGGLLRIPPSDEPAPGATTPPST, translated from the coding sequence ATGAGCGAGACCCCGCCGCCGAAGAGCACGGTGCGCCAGTGGACGTGGCGGATCGTGCGGGTCGTCGTGACGGTGCTCGCGTTCGCATGGGTGCTCTCGCGCGTGAGCCTCGACGCGCTCGGCGCAGCGTTCCTGCGCGTCTCGTGGCTCACCTTCGTGCTCGCGATCGCGGTCACGATGATCAACATGGGCGTGGGCACGCTGCGCTGGCGCGCGCTGCTCTCGGCCTACGGCGCGCCGAAGCTGCCGCCGTTCAAGCTGCTCTACCGGCTCTATCTGATCGGCTTCTTCTACAACGTGTGGCTCCCCGGAGGCGTCGGGGGCGACGTGGTGCGCGGCATCGCGTCGCGCGCGGCGTTCGGTCCCGCGGGCGCGACCAGCGGCGTCGCGGTGGTGTTCGTCGAGCGCGTGCTCGGCCTCGTCGGCCTGCTCCTCATCGTCGGCACGTCGTCGATCCTCCATCCCATCCAGGGCGTGGACGGAGTGCTGATGTGGAGCGCGATCGGCATCGCCGCGGGCGCAGGCGCGGTGATCGCGATCGCGCTCGGCCGACAATTCGCGGGGCGCGCGCCCGGCCCGATCGCGCGCATCCTCGCGGGGCTGCCCGAGATCTCGCGGCCCGCGCCCTTCGTGTTCGCGCTGGGGCTCTCGCTGATCACGCAGTCGCTCGTCGCGCTCACCGGCCACGTGTTCGTCGCCGCGCTCCACCCCGAGCTGCCGCTCGTGACGTCGTTCGCGATCGTGCCGCTCGCGATGTCGACCTCGTACCTGCCGATCACCGCGGGCGGCGCCGGCGCGCGCGAAGCGGCGTTCCAGGAGCTCTACTCGCACGTCGGCGTGTCGTTCGAGGACGCGACCGCCGCGTCGCTCATGCTCGCGTCGCTCTACTATCTGATCGGCGCGCTCGGGGGCCTCCTGCGCATCCCGCCGAGCGACGAGCCCGCGCCCGGCGCGACGACGCCGCCCAGCACCTGA
- a CDS encoding protein O-mannosyl-transferase family: MSATRGLEAALLVVAAIALTWGAAASPHVFDAGELVAAAAQLGAGHPPGQPLHALLGYAATLVPLGPLAWRVALLSAAMGLWAAHEAAGIVADAMARDGREGRVLPALTALAVLIAPAVAPQLARPEVYTLALALTLAGARRLIAWACGDRRALRVAALIAGLAVAVHPPHALALIAIGAVTLIAWRRDAWRGIGWAAVACVIGLGMIAYLPVRAMAGARTWGDPTTLDGIVAYLSGRAYGANLGARSGSWAAVIVEPIAYVVIGGGIGIAIALLARARSKSVIVIGAAACAAVVAACLQPHERANPDNVAYAAPAMTLMLALGGAALATSRAPRPVISLGALALVIAPLATSDVASALRAEQTQLETLAFSLVDAPPPRALVVVRSDFVAAAWMQARDVEGARPDLAVMIEGLATSSWHWRSFAGHPRFDGTPSRGAGSGHAAWVRGAIDRARGHVAIVSEHDEPVSGRGSVVGAYLVLATDAADLRRAFAERTAGAPARAMRDVPAWYGGLGHGVVRDLEIARASRWLVRDRAPLAIAALRRASAPLAPEETAIAEGVTGAPRRAPPPLVDDPTAIFATEEDVVRALATILVALGEPGRAMQLLEAQAARGDDRALVQLAWIQLEDGLLEPARAAVARYRALHPDRERELEALGARLR; the protein is encoded by the coding sequence TTGAGCGCGACCCGCGGGCTCGAAGCAGCGCTGCTCGTCGTCGCCGCGATCGCGCTGACGTGGGGCGCGGCGGCGAGCCCGCACGTGTTCGATGCGGGCGAGCTGGTCGCGGCGGCAGCGCAGCTCGGCGCGGGGCATCCGCCGGGACAGCCGCTGCACGCGCTCCTCGGATACGCGGCGACGCTGGTGCCGCTCGGACCGCTCGCGTGGCGCGTCGCGCTGCTGAGCGCGGCGATGGGCCTCTGGGCCGCGCACGAGGCAGCGGGGATCGTCGCGGATGCGATGGCGCGAGACGGGCGCGAGGGTCGCGTCCTGCCCGCGCTCACGGCGCTCGCGGTGTTGATCGCGCCGGCGGTCGCGCCCCAGCTCGCGCGGCCCGAGGTCTACACCCTCGCGCTCGCGCTCACGCTCGCGGGCGCGCGGAGGCTGATCGCGTGGGCGTGCGGGGATCGTCGCGCGCTGCGCGTGGCGGCGCTGATCGCGGGCCTCGCGGTCGCGGTGCATCCGCCGCACGCGCTCGCGCTGATCGCGATCGGTGCGGTGACGCTGATCGCATGGCGGCGCGATGCGTGGCGCGGGATCGGATGGGCCGCGGTCGCGTGCGTGATCGGGCTCGGCATGATCGCGTACCTGCCGGTGCGCGCGATGGCGGGCGCGCGCACGTGGGGCGATCCGACGACGCTCGACGGGATCGTCGCGTACCTCTCGGGGCGCGCATACGGCGCGAACCTCGGTGCGCGAAGCGGGTCGTGGGCCGCGGTGATCGTCGAGCCCATCGCATACGTGGTGATCGGCGGGGGGATCGGGATCGCGATCGCGCTGCTCGCGCGTGCGCGCTCGAAGAGCGTCATCGTGATCGGCGCCGCGGCGTGTGCCGCGGTCGTCGCGGCGTGCCTGCAGCCCCACGAGCGCGCGAACCCCGACAACGTCGCGTACGCCGCGCCCGCCATGACGCTGATGCTCGCGCTCGGCGGGGCGGCGCTCGCGACGTCGCGCGCACCTCGTCCGGTGATCTCGCTCGGCGCGCTCGCGCTGGTGATCGCACCGCTGGCGACGAGCGACGTCGCGAGCGCGCTGCGCGCCGAGCAGACGCAGCTCGAGACGCTCGCGTTCTCGCTCGTCGACGCGCCTCCGCCGCGGGCGCTCGTCGTGGTGCGCAGCGACTTCGTCGCGGCCGCGTGGATGCAGGCGCGCGACGTGGAGGGCGCCCGGCCCGACCTCGCGGTGATGATCGAAGGGCTCGCGACGTCGTCGTGGCATTGGCGATCGTTCGCCGGTCATCCCCGCTTCGACGGGACGCCCTCGCGCGGCGCGGGCAGCGGTCACGCGGCCTGGGTGCGTGGCGCGATCGACCGCGCGCGCGGTCACGTCGCGATCGTGTCGGAGCACGACGAGCCGGTGTCGGGCCGCGGGAGCGTGGTGGGCGCGTACCTCGTGCTCGCGACCGACGCAGCCGACCTCCGGCGCGCGTTCGCGGAGCGCACGGCGGGCGCACCGGCGCGCGCGATGCGCGACGTGCCCGCGTGGTACGGCGGCCTCGGGCACGGCGTGGTGCGCGACCTCGAGATCGCACGCGCGAGCCGGTGGCTGGTGCGCGATCGCGCGCCGCTCGCGATCGCCGCGCTGCGACGCGCGTCGGCGCCGCTCGCGCCCGAGGAGACCGCGATCGCCGAGGGCGTCACCGGCGCGCCGCGACGAGCGCCTCCGCCGCTCGTCGACGATCCGACCGCGATCTTCGCGACCGAAGAGGACGTGGTGCGCGCCCTCGCGACGATCCTCGTCGCGCTCGGTGAGCCCGGCCGCGCGATGCAGCTCCTCGAGGCCCAGGCTGCGCGCGGCGACGATCGCGCGCTCGTGCAGCTCGCGTGGATCCAGCTCGAGGACGGCCTGCTCGAGCCGGCGCGCGCCGCGGTCGCGCGGTATCGCGCGCTCCATCCCGATCGCGAGCGCGAGCTCGAGGCGCTCGGAGCGCGCCTCCGATGA